The region TCACCACCACTTTTCCATCAGGCAATTTCACTATATCATGTCGACTTCTGGGTTCATTCATTTGACCTGTCGGGAGAAACGAAGTTGTTTCAGTATCAAAAATATAACTTTCTTTAAACGATGGCAATGGGAATTCATTGCTTCCACCTGTGATGAGTAATTTTTTCCCATCTAACATGACTCCTCGTTCCCCAGAATGAATTTCTGGTAATGTTGGATTCGTTAGAATAAAGCTATTTTGTCCCTTTCTTAAAATTTCAGCATTCGAACTATATCCATAAATTGCAATGATATCACCATTATCATTGATAAATGCATCATATTCTGCTCGACCATAATTTAAATTTGGACCTGGAACTAAACCGATCAACCGTATTGTGATCGTATTTGTAACTAGATTCGATGCTTTATCTTTTGCATTCGGGAATGAGAAGGTGATGGAACCTGGTTCATTGGAGACAAAATTTGTCTCAAAATAGACTCTATAATTTGTATCGCTGATCTTTTGAATCGATCGTATCACGATCGATTTCGCCAAGGAACCACTTAAATTAGGTGGACCAAACGAACTGAGTGGCTCAGAACTTTCAAAATCCCAATACCTAGAAGAAAAAAAGGTGTAATCCGTAATCGGCAAGAAGTTTTCTAAACTGACTGTTGGCAATTGTGTATCGACGATAATGGGATACTTGTCCTCTTTCAAGGTTTCACCAAAGCCAGAAACAACATTACTTAAATTTAATTCGTATTTACCATCACTTGTAATTGGATCAAATTGTACGAACAATTGATCATTTGCAATTTTTGAAAATCGAATATTGGAGAAAACAGCTTCATTTTGAATCGAAAGAAAATCAGTATCCAATGAAGCAAGTTCCCGATTGCACTTTAAAAGAATCTGATCAATACTTCCAAATGATTTCGTATCG is a window of Leptospira sp. WS60.C2 DNA encoding:
- a CDS encoding Kelch repeat-containing protein produces the protein MFPSEFKNVFDPNSVTGLLLSSMVSGDTFSCSDTSDTKSFGSIDQILLKCNRELASLDTDFLSIQNEAVFSNIRFSKIANDQLFVQFDPITSDGKYELNLSNVVSGFGETLKEDKYPIIVDTQLPTVSLENFLPITDYTFFSSRYWDFESSEPLSSFGPPNLSGSLAKSIVIRSIQKISDTNYRVYFETNFVSNEPGSITFSFPNAKDKASNLVTNTITIRLIGLVPGPNLNYGRAEYDAFINDNGDIIAIYGYSSNAEILRKGQNSFILTNPTLPEIHSGERGVMLDGKKLLITGGSNEFPLPSFKESYIFDTETTSFLPTGQMNEPRSRHDIVKLPDGKVVVIGGIKDYNPPPGMYFSTSNTAEIYDPATETFTMVSDPMKTPRCYSCSVLLNDGRVFIIGGVDGIFAPKDTTEFFDPITKTFSWGPSLPIAVGGLKCLKLGDGNVMIYGSQLSNLSNATMLFDVSKNRILTIANSVYRREWSVALELPAPLGEEVGGILFYGGAYRYNTSEPSRTIEKLDYRKSNSFFEMGMSRNSVSKHSGVKFSDGTFFFLGGESGGFFHHGTDYYGLTESYAP